DNA sequence from the Pirellulales bacterium genome:
CGCGCTTATCGAGTTCCGATGGCAATACCACGGGCACAAGGCTGACATCCAGGTGCTTTAAATTCGCAACGATGAGCACTTCGCCGTTGCGCAAAAGCGTATAGCCCTTGGACAATAATATCGAATTGATTAAATCGCGAGCTTCGTCGACTGTGTATTTGCGGCGGGTGGCCAGATCGAGGTATCCACTGGGAACCTCTTGCCAATCGAGGCTCATGTGTGAAATATCTGCCAGCCATTCCAAAACCGCTTGCCACGGCTGGCCGCGAAAGCTGAAAGAAACCATGCCCTGCGAATCCGGCAAAGATTTGAGCTCTGACGGGTCGGGATCTTTCGTCGGCTTGTCCGGGCGCTTCACCGGTTGGGATTCGTCAGATTTTTTATCTTTTGATTTGTCTTTTTCATCGCCGGCCGATTTGTCATCAGGGTTTTTGTTCTCGTCTGGTTTGGCCGCGTCGCCTTGCTTCTCGGGGCGGTTTTTGTTTTTGTCTCCCTTGGGGGTGTCGTTAGCTTGTGCCTCCGGACCGCCTTGAACTTGAGCATCGGCTACGGGTTCATCGGCCCAAGAAATGCGCGGCGCAAGCAACCCAGCACACATTGCTGTGCCGAGCGCATAGATTGCGGCGAGCGAACGAAGTAGTACTAGCCGGCCACCCCACGACGATCGTCGCTGGACGTAGTTGGCTGGGCGCAGAGTGTGTGTGGAAGTGTGGCCCTTCACAGCGTTCTCCCCATTCGTTCTTTCGCCCCGGTAAGCGCCAAGACGATTAGCGCTGCCGTGGGTGCGGCCCACCTGCTAAAGGGGATTCGCCAATTAGTTTACACAACCAGCCGTTTAAGGGCAAGTTTTTCGGTGATTGCGGGACGTGGCATCCTGCCGAACTCCGTCATTTACCCGCTTCTGGCTTTAGCGTGAGTGTCACGGAGCCAGGTTCCAAGCCATCGGCGGTGGCAATCAGCTTGGCTGTGCCGGCGCCCTCTTGGGCACGCAAAATCGCCAGAGCCAGGCCATGGAACGCCTTGCGGGAATTGACGCCTTGAAACTGCTCATGATTGATGGGATCGCCATTTTCCAATCCGGCAAGGGTGGCCGGCCCTTCGAGCTTGAACGTAATGGCATTGTCGGCGTCGGGACAAACGTGGCCATCTTTGTCCAGCACCCGCGCCGTTACAAAGCTCAAGTCGTCACTGTCGGCGTGAATGGTCGAACGGTCGGCTTTCAGTTCCAGCTTGGCTGGCTTGCCGGCGGTGGTGACTGTGTCGGTGGCCCATTCCTTGCCGTCTTTTTTCGACACGGCCTTCAATGTGCCCGGTTCAAACGGAACTTTCCATTCAAAATGAGTTTGAACCAAATCTTTCGCTTCCTTTGTGCCTAACGACTTACCGTTGAGGAACAGCTCTACCGAATCGCCGTTGGTAAACGCCCAAACCGGAATCTCTTTTCCGGCAAATTGCTCCCAATTCCAATGCGGCAGCAAATGCACCATCGGCTTGTCGGACCAAGCGGCCTGATAAATGTAGTAGCGATCTTTGGGGAAGCCCGCTAAATCGACAATGCCGAAGTAACTCGACCGGGCTGGCCACGGATAAGGCGTGGGCTCGCCAATGTAATCGAACCCGGTCCACACAAACTCGCCGGCCATCCATGGATGATTCTTGAGTGCCAGCAAACTGGTTTCAGCCGTGTGTCCCCAGGGCGGCCGATCCTTGTCGTACGAAGTACATTGATCGGTTGGACGAATCTTAATTTTCACCTCGCCATCGTCCCCCAAATACAGTCCGTACTCGCCGCGGGTCGAAAGAGCCGAGGCGGTTTCGGAAGCAATCAGCTTGCGGCCATTTTTGTGGTCAATATCGTAATTGTTGATGTTGTAGTTGATGCCCATTACATCCAGCGCGTCGGCAAAGCCGGTGCGGACCGCCGGATTGGGCTGGTTGCAGGCCGAAACCGTGGGCCGAGTGGGGTCTTCGCGGTGGGCAATGTCGGAGAGCCGCTTAGCCATTTCGCCGCCGTTGCTAGCGCTCTGTTCGGGAATTTCGTTCCCGATCGACCACATCACGATGCTGGGATGGTTTTGATCGCGGTGAATCATGGCCACCAGATCGGGCTCCGACCACTTATCGAAAAACCGACCGTAACCATTGTGGGTTTTTGAGTGCTTCCATTCGTCGAACGCTTCATCCATAACTACAAAGCCTAACTCGTCAGCCAGATCGAGAAATTCCTTGGCCGGTGGGTTGTGCGAGGTGCGCAGGGCGTTGTCGCCCATGTCTTTCAAAATTTGCAATTCCCGCTCCATGGCCCGAGTGTTGAAGGCCGAACCCAACGCACCTAAATCGTGGTGATTGCAGGTGCCTTGAATTTGCAGCCGCTTGCCGTTGAGCAGAAAACCGTTTTCCGCAGTGAACTCAATGGTGCGGAAACCAATGCGATCCGTAACGGAATCTACCGCCTGGTCGCCTTGCCACACCGTGGTCGCTGCACGGTACAAATGCGGCGCATCGACCGACCATAAATGCGGACTGGCCACATTGCACTTGGCCGTCAGTGTGGCTTCGCTGTGCGCGGGAACGCTTTGCTCCTCCGAAGTGGCTTGTGCCACCGCTTCGGTCGAAGGCTGGGCGTTGAAATCGCGGCTTTCCTGATCGGGCTTGCGAACGCCCAAATCAAAAATCTTGGCAGAGACTTTGCATTTCTTTTCTGTATTGGAGTCGTTGCGGACCGTCGTCTTTATTGTGACGGTAAAATCTTTGGAATCCGCCCCGGCCTTTTCTGAAACGATATAGGTGCCCCAGGGTGCAATATGCACTGGATCGGTAATCACCAAATACACTGGGCGGAAAATGCCCGCTCCAGAATACCACCGCGAGCACGGTTGCTCCACGTTGCAGCGCACGGCCAGTGTGTTGGGGGCATCGAATTTCAGATCGTCGGTAATGTCGTACTGAAACGGCGTGTACCCATAGGGATGGTTTCCCAGCAATTTGCCGTTCAAGTAAACGTCGGAATTCATATACACGCCATCGAACACAATGGACACGCGATTTCCCTTGACCGAGGCCGGCGGAGTGAACGTTTTGCGATACCAGCCAATCCCGGCGTTGAGATAACCACCTCCCCCGTCTTGAACCACTTTCTGCTGCCGATTGTCGTAGTGAGAACTACCGGGCGAATTCGGATCGAACGGCCCTTCCATTTTGCTGGGATCCTTTCCGGGTGGGCCTTCGATCGAGTAATCGTGCGGCACTGTCACAACCTTCCACGAGGAGTCGCTGAAGTCAGGCTTGCTGGCATCAGCAGGATCGCCCAACTGGAATTTCCATTCTTTGTTGAATGGCACGGTTTGGCGCGATTCGGCCACGGCCATGGCGGTGCCGGCGGCTAAGGTAACCACGCTTAATATCCCGACAAAAGAAACACGCATAACTCAATTTCCTTCCTCGTGACAACAGGTTGAACAATTAGAGTAGGGAACGACGTGACCATGCTGCGTGGCAAGATTGCGTAACAACAATGGCAAACCAACGACGCCATCCTTGTCCAGCGGACGTGCACGGACAACCGAAGCAAGCTTCGTTGTCTGCACTTCCATCCATACGCACCATCCAGAAAAAAGGCTCCCGGAAAAATGCCTCACGGTCGGAACCGTCTCCCCCGGCCATGGCGAGCAAATTGACACCGGCAAGAAGCCCGCTACTGCAGGAACCTCCTGCGATTTTAACCACCTCACTTTCAATTGCAAGCCGGTAGGGGACGAGGCCTAGGGAGGCAATTTCAGCCGGCATTTTTTGCGATTTGCCCTACCACGAAAGGTAAAAAACCGGCCTGCTGCCAATCGGCGAAAAACCCGCTCGCATGAGTTAATTCACAAGCCTTTTTTTGGCCGTCCGCGCAGCAGCCCTAAAGCGGACTAATGCGATTGCAATAACTGCGCTCGGACCAGCTCGCGCAGATATTTCACAGGCACGGAACCGGTCGAAATTACCGCTTCATGATAGCGGGCTAAATCGAACTTCTCGCCCAATTCGCGTTCCAGTTGTTGGCGCAAGCGATACATGGCGGTGCGACCGACGAAATACGTGCTAAGTTGCGTGGAGCTTTGCTTAACCCGAACGATTTTCGCTCGCGCTTCGGCTTCCGATTGAAATGCATCGTCCATTAAGAATTTCACCACATCTTCATCGGCAATGTCAGTGCAGTGCATGTTGTGTGCGATAATGGCATTAGCCACGGCGCGCAGATAAAACTTCAACTGCATTAGCCGCAAGCGCAAATCGCGGTTGCCGTAACCTTGATCGAGCATCATTTGCTCCGTGTACACGGCCCAGCCTTCCACATACACGCCCGATTGCAACACCCGGCGAATCAGCGATGGCGTGCGATGGGCATATTCCAATTGCACATAGTGGCCTGGGTAGCCTTCGTGAATCGTCAGAATTTGCAGCATAAACGGATTGTATTCCTGCAAAAACGTTTCCACGCGGTGGGTGTCCCAATCCCAATCGGGCGGACTAATGGCGTAAAAACTACCCGCCAACGGATCCAAAGGCGCAGCCGAATCGAGATATGCTAGCGAGTTGCCGCGGCGGAACGCCGGCATTTCGATTACCTGACAACGATCGGGTTCAGGCAAGTGGAGAATGTTGTTCTCGCGGATAAAAGTCTTGATGTTTTCGACCGCATTGCGCGCATCCTGCACCAGTTCCTCCGGCTTGCCGTGTTCTTTGCTGACGGCATTGTTGACCAAACGGATGGTCGCCAGGCAGCCTTGGGCATCGTCCGGAGGCAGAGCTTGCTTGGGATAATACTGACTCCAAAGCTGACGAGACACCACATACATGTCGCGCCGCACTCGATCGAATTCCGCCTGTGCATCGCTGAACACCTGGTTGTCGGTCATGCCAGCGTCCAGTTCCAACTCCAATTGCCGGGAAAACTTTTCTTTGCCCAGACGCCACTCGCCGGTAGCCCGGGACATTAAATCGCCTTCCAAAAACGCCTGGTAATCCTTCAACAGCGTCACTAGATTGGAGGCCGACTTTTTCAGAGCCTGTAACTGCGCGGTTTGGCCAGCCAGAGCAAAAATATCGGTTTCGTAAAAGGCAATCGTGCCGCGATTCTGTTTGATGGCGGTTTCTAATATCGCCTGGGGAGGATGCGTTAAGTTTTCCTTTGCAGCAGCGATGACCTTCGGAATTTGTTCCATTCGCGCCAGGCAATTAGTAATGTTGGTTTCTTTGGGCTGCGTGGATCGCGTGAGCAATTGGTATATGCTGTCATTGAGGTAAGCGACATAGGTTCGCGGGTCTTCCTCAAATGGATGTCGATTCTCAGCACGCCATTGGCTGGCTTCCAAATGATGCTTGAAGATATCGAAATCGATCTGCCCATTGCGCGACAAGGCGCTGTAATCAATCTGCCTGGGCAATTCGTCTAGGGTCTGACGGGTATGGGTCAGCCAGCGGTCGCGTGCCGTCTTCGACACATCGTCCAATAAATTATCAAAGCGGTGATCTCCTAAATCGGTCGCTTCCAGCGGCTGCATTTGAAACCGCTCGGTCAAATACTGTTTGAAAAAGTTTTCTAATTTGGCGTCTGCATCCTCGGCGACGGCTAAATGCGTGATGCATAAGACCGAAACGACCAAACAAATAGTGCCATAAATTGAATTCATGATGAGTATCCGCACTCAATGGTTGCTGAAATTGCCAATACTGGTTTGAGAATTTGCGACACAAGTGGCTGCGAGTTGCCATTTACACATTTGGCTAGTCCGGTTACCATCCCCGCCTCTATTCGAGGGCTTTCATGCGCAAAACGGCGTTTCTCATTGTAATAACCATAATCTCTTCGCCGGGGTGCTGCTTGTGGCATTTCCACAGCACTTTCCCATTTGTTGAATTACCAAAGAGAGTAATTCGTTCTCCAGATTTAGACAACCGGCCTAATGCGGACGTGGTTGCTGATTTGGATCCTCTGGCGTGCCGCAACAAAGATGGCTGCAGTCTGCCTACTGCGGAGTGTCGCGCCGGCGTGTGAAATGCACGTTTGTCGGTCGTGCAACAGCAATCAGCCTTCCGCGACTATGTCGTAATGCCGCCGAGGTTTCGTCGCCGCAATACGATCACCAGCATCCCGGCTCCCATGGCGAAAAGCACCAACGTGTTGGGCTCTGGCACCGCACCTAATGATGTGCCGCCGCCTGATTTGAACCAATTCAAAAGCGCTTGCAAATCTTCGTTGTTGACGGCGCCGTCGTGATTGATATCGCCAATGTAATCCAAGTACGCGGTATTCATGCCATGCAGCGTTTTATAGCTGCTGAGATGGGTGACCGCATTCATCATGGCCGCTAAATCGGCGAGATTCACTTTGCCATCGAGATTGAAATCGCCCATCAACGGAGATACCGTAGTCACGCTCTCCGGCGCGGTGCCAGTTTGCGAGGCGAGTTGATTCATTGCAGTTTGGATGTCGCTCGCGTATGGAGGTAAAAATGAATCAGCCGAGTACGGAATGCCCATCGAGTTTACATCGGTGAACCAATGAACCCCCAACAACGCGGGTTTAGAGCCTGCATACTCAAAAAACGTGGGGGCGCCAGAATCGCCGGCGATTTGGTACGATTCGTCGGCACCCACGCCTGGATTCTGGTACGTATAGTTCATCACGTACGGTCCGTCGGACAACGTTGTTCCGGATGAATACGCCGTCGTGCTTGCCCAGTTAATCGTATTGCGACCCAACCGTACCGAAGTGCTGTTGCCTGCGACTGGATCGACACCGCTGGGAACGTCCGACAAGCCGAATGTTGCGATTCCTAAGCCGGAATAGTCGCTAGATTTCGGAAGAGATAGTAAAGGATAGATTGCAACGTTGCTGCTCACCGGCTGATTGAGTTTGGCGATCCAGACATCACTACTGTCGCCGGGCACGGCGGTTTCTAACCACTCGGAAGCTACGATCGTGCGGTCTTCGTACGGACCGTTGGGATTGTTCGTATAATAAAACCGCACAGTGCCGCTGGGGGCAAAATGATCGGCGCTGACGATGTAGCTGGGAGAAATCATGGTGCCCCAAGCGCCGTTTATGCCCCGGCCAACTCCTGTCCAAGGATAAGGATTATTGACCGGCGGAGCGCCAGCCGGCCAATTACCTGGGTTTCCTATAAAAGCGGAAGCGTTATCGAAGCGGTCGTAGTCAATCGCCGAAGTCAGACCGTTTTGCAATCCCTCGATTTCCATCGCGGCCCTGCTAGGTGCAGCGCATAGCAACACGGCGGACGCAAAAAGCGCGCTCCAACAGAACTTCACTAGCGCCAGATTCTTTACGCGGGACATTTACAAGCAATACGGTGATTGGAACCGTAGCCAGATGCCTGACCGAATACTAAGGTCGGCTCACCGCGTGTTGGCTCTAGAATAAGAACCGCTTCGCCACAAGCACACCCTCCTTGCCGTAAAAAATCATAATGGATCGGTGAGCTTTCGACAAGTCGATTTTAAACGAATATTATCTTTGATCGGAAATATCGCATATCAGCCAACTATCGGTTAAGAGAAGTAGATCAAGATCGACGATCAGGCGTCGCAACGCAGAACCGCTTCCGAACACAGCGTGTGTTCAAAAACTGCTTAAAACCCCGGCTGCAGAATTATTTATTTAATGAACAGAAAAATCGGGTTGATCGTTCAGGCGCGCAATGATGAGAATAACCGGCAGGTACTTGACCAGCCTCTTGCCCTTGCGCTTGATCGCGTTCGACAGACCGGTAAGCTCCGAGTAGGAGCTGAACTATCTCAAGATTCCGCTATACAGGGTTCAGCTTCGAAAAACGACTGCGCACCGGCCGGCGCAGAACAAAGCTTTGACCATATTTCAGACGCTTTAAGAAGCCGATGGCAAACGCTGACAGCAGGGCAGCGGCAAGAGCTATTGGCGCTCATTGGGGTGGGTCCGAAATGCTAAATTAAAATCCGGCGCTAGCGCGCCGGTTGATTTTCCGAAAAAGTTTTGATATTCGGATTGACAGCAGTGAAAAGCGCATTATTCTAGTTTGCGGTTCATCGACGCATACACGTGAAAGGAATCGCGGTGTTGAAGATTAAAGTTAAACCTGGCACGAAAGTTTACGGAGAAGGGCCGCACAGATTCACATTTTTAGGTATGTATCGTTCCCGTGGCGCAATCATTGGTGTTGAGAGTCTCAACGGAGCAGCATTGCGAGTTGAGAAAATTACAGGAACGCAAAACTCGCTCCGCATTATTGAAATTAACAGGGTTCCATCAATGAATTAGCCCATCGGCTGCAGAAAAATTCAAAGTCGCCATTTTAAGGCGCCACCCCCGAGCACAAAGCCCGGTGTTGCCCGCGACACAAGTCGCAAGCAGCGCCGGGCTTTTTTTCGTTTTTGAGAATTAAAGGAAAGACCATCATGGCAGAGGAAAAATTAGCCCTGACTCCCGATGAAGTGTGCGTTTTGGTAGGTGTTTCGCGTAAGACACTTTACAACTACACCGCGCCACGCGGGACGCTGGTTTCGATCCATATTGGAGCCGCGCTGCGTTATCTCCGAGCAGACGTGGAGCGATGGCTTCAACAGTTGCGGGAAAAATCGCCGTTAAAAGAGGAAACGATAAGCGCCTAACCAACGAAAAACCCGATCCCGCGGCACTGCCAAGTTTGCGGAATCGGGTTCGAAAATCAACATGAGCATTCTAACAGCAATTTTCGATTTCTCAAGCACGCCGGCCACGATCGGGCAGGAACGTGCAAAATGAACCGTCCACGGATTCGGACAGTCAAACCGGAATTGTTTCTACACGAGCAACTCTTCGCTGCCGAACGCGAATCAGCGCTGCCGCTCCGGCTGGCATTCATCGGGTTACTTTGTCACTGCGACAGGGAAGGCCGTTTTGAATGGCGCCCTCTTCCGTTGGGGACGCAGGTGCTCCCATATGACAATATAGACTTCGCACGCGTGCTTGACGCGTTGACCACGCGTGGCTTTGTTGAGCGGTACGAGTGCAATGGCAAGCAGTTTGGATGGGTGCCAGGCTTTCTGCGCCATCAGGTGATCAACAATAGAGAATCTAGTAGCACTCTTCCCGAGCCGCCATCTGCAGCGCACCTGTCCAGCAATTCAACGCGACAGCAACACGTGCCTGACGCGTCGGCCACGCGCCACGATCTTTCCAAAGCGGAATGGGAACGGGAATGGGAACGGGAAAGGGAACTTACTAGCGCCGGCGCCGGCGCTGGTAACGCCGACGCTGGCGCGTTTTCAGAAAAGCCTGCAGCAGCAGACTGGGCATCGCGGTCCGCCGAGTACGCTTGGAACACGCTCGACTGGAAGGTAGTACTTTTGAAATGCGATGTCCTATATCGACGCTGGCGCCCGAACGGCGGAAAGCTCCAGCCCAATGATCGTTCACTGTTGGTAAAGGCGGTGGCTCTAGCAGAGGCAGGGATCATCCCAGCCGATTGGCACACTGATGCGATTGCCTACACAAAAAATAAGAGCAACCCATTCAGGGCGTACAACGCCAAGATGAAGCCGCGCTGCAACGATGCTGGAGCAAACTGGCTCCAAATCCTCAAAGGGGTTCCCGATCGATATGTGCAAGCTCAGAAAGCAGCCGAGGAAGCAGCGTGACTCAACGCCAGCAAATTTTGGATGGTGAACTGCCAAAAATGTCAGGGTCCTTCCTGCCACTTTGGCACGCGAAGGCTACCGCCAGGGTGAGTGCCCTACTTTTGCACGCGTGCAGGTTTGATTTTGGCCCGTACACAGTCCCCCCTCCCCTAACGATGAAAGATCCCCGACATGAAAACAAAAATTGATCCACTCAAAACTCTCTCTCAGTCCCAGGCCGCTTGGATGCTGGATATTTCTGCGAGGGAATTGCGCGACCGCTCCGACGTTCCCCGCAACGATAACGGAACTTATTGCGCTCGCGACATCGTTGCGTACGCGACCGACCAACAAAAGGCGTCAAAGGCTCTGAATGACGACGAGACCGAAGAGTTGTTGACGATCGTGGATCAGTGCCACCTTGGCGATTTGTGGGAAGGCGGCCGCCAAGGCGTTGCGGCCGATCGCATTTTCAAGGTCATGGCACAAAAGCGAGGTATTGGGTCCGTTCGAACTGTGTTTGGAAGGCTTTTTATCAATCGAATCGCTCGCTATGCCTTTCTCACAGACGATAGTCTTTGTGGCGACGATGCGAATTATGATGCGGAAGAAAATCTTCGAATTGTTCGCGTGTGCCAGTACTGCAATAAGGTAAGACGTGGTGATCGGTGGGTGAGCGCCAGCCCACCGCAAGGGTTTAATGTCAGTCACCTCGAAATGTGCCCTGAATGCTTACCGGCAACGATGAATATTGGATGCTGGCGGCCCCGTCGATTGCGTGTCCTTCGATTATTGTGAATTATCTCGGCGGCAATTCTCGCCCGACCATGCGAACCTACCTGCTGAAAGATGGTGAGTGGGGCATTGGCGTTGACCTGTTTTTTGATTGTGGGGTGACTCCGGTCGACGGCCGGCCGCTTTACTTTGGGACTGGTGGTTAACGAGCGTTCTTTCGATTCGCGGCTGTCGGGTTGCTGCGAAATCGTGCTGGTGACCGGCGATTGCATCCGCCGGTCACCATTTTTGGAAAACGGTTTAAGTGATGGCCCGCAGAAACGAAC
Encoded proteins:
- a CDS encoding glycoside hydrolase family 2 TIM barrel-domain containing protein, encoding MRVSFVGILSVVTLAAGTAMAVAESRQTVPFNKEWKFQLGDPADASKPDFSDSSWKVVTVPHDYSIEGPPGKDPSKMEGPFDPNSPGSSHYDNRQQKVVQDGGGGYLNAGIGWYRKTFTPPASVKGNRVSIVFDGVYMNSDVYLNGKLLGNHPYGYTPFQYDITDDLKFDAPNTLAVRCNVEQPCSRWYSGAGIFRPVYLVITDPVHIAPWGTYIVSEKAGADSKDFTVTIKTTVRNDSNTEKKCKVSAKIFDLGVRKPDQESRDFNAQPSTEAVAQATSEEQSVPAHSEATLTAKCNVASPHLWSVDAPHLYRAATTVWQGDQAVDSVTDRIGFRTIEFTAENGFLLNGKRLQIQGTCNHHDLGALGSAFNTRAMERELQILKDMGDNALRTSHNPPAKEFLDLADELGFVVMDEAFDEWKHSKTHNGYGRFFDKWSEPDLVAMIHRDQNHPSIVMWSIGNEIPEQSASNGGEMAKRLSDIAHREDPTRPTVSACNQPNPAVRTGFADALDVMGINYNINNYDIDHKNGRKLIASETASALSTRGEYGLYLGDDGEVKIKIRPTDQCTSYDKDRPPWGHTAETSLLALKNHPWMAGEFVWTGFDYIGEPTPYPWPARSSYFGIVDLAGFPKDRYYIYQAAWSDKPMVHLLPHWNWEQFAGKEIPVWAFTNGDSVELFLNGKSLGTKEAKDLVQTHFEWKVPFEPGTLKAVSKKDGKEWATDTVTTAGKPAKLELKADRSTIHADSDDLSFVTARVLDKDGHVCPDADNAITFKLEGPATLAGLENGDPINHEQFQGVNSRKAFHGLALAILRAQEGAGTAKLIATADGLEPGSVTLTLKPEAGK
- a CDS encoding helix-turn-helix domain-containing protein, with the translated sequence MAEEKLALTPDEVCVLVGVSRKTLYNYTAPRGTLVSIHIGAALRYLRADVERWLQQLREKSPLKEETISA
- a CDS encoding DUF885 domain-containing protein, which translates into the protein MNSIYGTICLVVSVLCITHLAVAEDADAKLENFFKQYLTERFQMQPLEATDLGDHRFDNLLDDVSKTARDRWLTHTRQTLDELPRQIDYSALSRNGQIDFDIFKHHLEASQWRAENRHPFEEDPRTYVAYLNDSIYQLLTRSTQPKETNITNCLARMEQIPKVIAAAKENLTHPPQAILETAIKQNRGTIAFYETDIFALAGQTAQLQALKKSASNLVTLLKDYQAFLEGDLMSRATGEWRLGKEKFSRQLELELDAGMTDNQVFSDAQAEFDRVRRDMYVVSRQLWSQYYPKQALPPDDAQGCLATIRLVNNAVSKEHGKPEELVQDARNAVENIKTFIRENNILHLPEPDRCQVIEMPAFRRGNSLAYLDSAAPLDPLAGSFYAISPPDWDWDTHRVETFLQEYNPFMLQILTIHEGYPGHYVQLEYAHRTPSLIRRVLQSGVYVEGWAVYTEQMMLDQGYGNRDLRLRLMQLKFYLRAVANAIIAHNMHCTDIADEDVVKFLMDDAFQSEAEARAKIVRVKQSSTQLSTYFVGRTAMYRLRQQLERELGEKFDLARYHEAVISTGSVPVKYLRELVRAQLLQSH
- a CDS encoding PEP-CTERM sorting domain-containing protein, whose amino-acid sequence is MEIEGLQNGLTSAIDYDRFDNASAFIGNPGNWPAGAPPVNNPYPWTGVGRGINGAWGTMISPSYIVSADHFAPSGTVRFYYTNNPNGPYEDRTIVASEWLETAVPGDSSDVWIAKLNQPVSSNVAIYPLLSLPKSSDYSGLGIATFGLSDVPSGVDPVAGNSTSVRLGRNTINWASTTAYSSGTTLSDGPYVMNYTYQNPGVGADESYQIAGDSGAPTFFEYAGSKPALLGVHWFTDVNSMGIPYSADSFLPPYASDIQTAMNQLASQTGTAPESVTTVSPLMGDFNLDGKVNLADLAAMMNAVTHLSSYKTLHGMNTAYLDYIGDINHDGAVNNEDLQALLNWFKSGGGTSLGAVPEPNTLVLFAMGAGMLVIVLRRRNLGGITT